DNA from Hippoglossus hippoglossus isolate fHipHip1 chromosome 13, fHipHip1.pri, whole genome shotgun sequence:
tattgcgctaggtgtgcgtcctaatatggggtgggctatgtgagggggccaacagccgggggaagcagggacaacacaagggttaataACCACACTTTAACACAGCTTCTACACCAAAGTGTCTGACCTGCACACTGGACTTTATAAAGGCCTGGCGGCTGCGATGGCGAACCCGCTGGCGGCCTTCACCCTGATCAAACGGCTGCATTCAGAGTGGCTGAATGTCATCTGCACTGCAGCTGACAAAGTGCTGAAAGATCATCGCCACAGTACTGCGGTTGTGTAGTCGAGCCTCAGTGGAGGTTGGAGGTGTTTCTGGGTCTGATAAATGAGCTACAGTGGAAGGTTTACCAGACCATTCCTGGGGTTTAACCCTTCACCTTTAATTTCACTGACACCTCACTTCCTGGCTGTTTATACAGAAAATAACGGAAGCTCGTAAACTGATAAAATGACTAATAAAATAGTTCATGCATGAAATTCAACTCTGTCTGAGATAAGTAGAATGATTCATGGCAGAAAATACACTTGTAGCTCCAAGAACATCCTCATTTACTGTTCTCTAgctgtaatttgatttaatttcattcaaccttttaaaacaacattgcTCAGCCAATCTGCCATCTGTAAATGTATTCAACATTGGATAATTGATTGGTGAGGATTTCACttttttacttcactttttttcctgttttttatatCATGgaaaactgaatatctttggattTATGTGCATTTTGATTCATGGATTAACCAGGAAGATAATATTATGATTAAAATAACACTTTGGTCCAACCTCAATTTGGACTAAAGCActatttttaaaattcatttcaacttttcctttttgtctttttcttatCCCAGAGAGCTGCCATCTTCTGGTGGAACCTCCACAGAAATGGTGAGGGAGACGTCGACACCCTGCACGCCGGCTGCCCAATGCTCAGTCAAGAACAACTGCTGTATATCACTAAAGAATATATAATCATAAACGTTTCATGAAAGTCTTATTTTTATACCATCAGGACTGTAAGTAACATAATGAGACCACATTTTCTTGgggttttctttgttgcatCCTTTATTAATCCCATCCTCTAATAtctttttagtttatttcactgaaaatagttttattgtaCTCCACACTTAAATAGgccatttaatatttcactaaAGCTCTTGATGCCAACAGATTAGTCAGAGCATTGATTCTTTCTAATTGCCTGCAAATAACTTATCTGCTGAGTTGACAACCTCTGGGGTTCAGAGGtagaaagtttgttttgcacagTTTGGTCCAATCCCCTGTAGACGTGTCCACTGACGCAGGACGTGCATAAAGAGTGGACGAGCCCCCTCTGAGCTGTTCTCTATAGAGTCAACTTGTTTGCCAAACAAGAGAAAACTTCAGTTTGCGCAATTAGACTCAGGAGCTTTACGTTAATAATCAGCCAGTCTGTTAATTACTAAACAGGGGATATGAGACTTGTCCTCTAATTGTGCTCTGGAGATGTCgcgcactgcagcagctcactcCAATGGAGAACATGTCGGAAAACACTCTTCATGtgatttatctttatctttatttatctttatctttatcttgatgttctcctttacacttgacatccattgcacttctgtccgtcctgggagagggatccctcacatgtggctctctctgaggtttctacgttcttttttccctgttaaagggtttttaagtagtttttccttactcttgttgagggttaagggcagaggatgtcacaccatgttaaggccctgtgagacaaattgtgatttgtgaatatgggctatacaaataaagtttgattgattgattgattgattgattcatgaTCGTTTTGAATAACTACACTGTTAATATACCTGTAGGTTAATTGTGCTGTGATGACTGACATGAGTGATGTGGTTCAAGAGCctgacactgaaacactgttAAAAAGTGGCACCAGGTTTGTGTCAAATCAGTATCATATATATTAGTCCAAAAAATTAAATTCACaaaatttgagtttttactCTGCAATTTGCAGATTTTGAGCATTTTCCTAAATTTCCAATCTAGTGGTATTTACTTGTAGTAATAGTACAATAAGTATAATTCCAGGATAGTAAGAAACCCATTAAACAATTACAAATATACAGTGCTGAAATGCACAGTACTGATCTTTACAACGACTGTCAATAATATTTACCCTCCCTCATGTATGCACAACCACAGTCAAACATCCTCAAACCCTGAGATAAACCATCTTTCTGCCGTGCACCAcacatgtgtcttttcaccaTTATATATATGTCTTATCACACGGCCTGGCCTCTGTGCACTGAACACGAAATCCAGTAAGAACTCAGTTTAAAATTAATCAGGTAACGGCTGCATGCAAACAGGAACATTGGAGGAGAAAGTTAACAGTCATGGAAATATTGACCTAGTAATATTGGACTGGGAATATTTCTAGTATTagaaatgttgcatttttaGGAATATGGGATAAGTGTGAGTGTAATTTTACAGGTAAAATTCTGCAGTGATAGTAACAACACTTAATGCTTTCACAGGCGTCAGTGAGACCCAGCAACTCTGGATCCTGCAGTAATGGactcactgagagagagactcagCTTCACTGACTGCAGTGACATCTACAGCTCACAAAGCGTCGCCTGCATTGACGTCAGCACTGTGAGCTGAAGTAAGAAGCACTGCTGCCAAAAACACTTTGCTCAACAGTTCACAAACTGCACTGAACGAGTCTGGTCCAGCTCACGTGGAAGTGTCCTCTCAGCAGAATCCTCTCAGTGCCAGCGATCGATACGAGAGCCGCCCCCGTGACAGCTGGAAACGGCTCAGTTGAGTGACAGCACCACATTCAGCAGGAAATAAATAGTTAGATAGattaattaaaatactttaactTAAGNNNNNNNNNNNNNNNNNNNNNNNNNNNNNNNNNNNNNNNNNNNNNNNNNNNNNNNNNNNNNNNNNNNNNNNNNNNNNNNNNNNNNNNNNNNNNNNNNNNNAAAATTTGTCCACGTTTTTCAATTCTGTGCTGAAgctatctgtttattttcataagaAAATATGTCCTGTTGCACAATGTGTTCATGCACCTGTCGTACATGTGAGGTCGACGATGTTCATGATTTTCACCCCACAGGGCAAACAGGATGGAGAAATAATGCAGCTGGTCAAACAGGTTCTCTTAATATCCTGGTTTAATTCTGATCCTCTACATACTGGTTTACATACAACTTTGCTGCAGCTGGACAACAGAACTgcactgctgcagtgacagatggCACTCGGtcatattaaaggttcagtgtgtaagatttatgtgaaagggatctattggcagaaagtgtttcatctaaattgtatgaattgttgttttctttactttagaatGAGCCGTTTATATTGaaacagtttatatttaaataaggagcaggtcctctctaagGAAGCCGCCATGttatttacagtagcccagactggacaaactaaacaccttttgggtttttatgacaactgaaggctgccacagcttctctttcatgtttggaaggggtgaggtgaggggttcagctgcaaaatgcaacttcaccactagaggtcactaaattctacacactgaacctttaagttaacATAGACAGAAATATTCCAAAATCAACCCAATTAAGACAtaagtctgaataagacactgccatgtcaACAGCATGCTCTGATGATCCtcacctgaataaggtcataaccagaataagcaataatcaaattaagacatgtggagtagtCACATGACGGACATGTATACGTCTTAATCGCATTAGAACGTCTTAttagagttttcacagcatcttgAAACATCATGTACACGACaattaccaactgcttgacgtcataatcagactttgctctgtaacatgcaaacaggaatatgaatggaatattctattagcaactcatgtgaACATCATACTTAGAATAATGTAAATCAACAGCTTATTGTAGACAGTGGGGATCATCAATTATTTGAGTGgcaaacaatgtaaatgatgtTGGAAATTGATTTACTGTAAAAGTAATTACACTCTGCCAAGACTTTGGTTTGGAGATATAACTGATGTATTTCGagatttttaaacaataaataatacttttaaaagaatCCCGGTTTTATGACTTTGCTCTGAAGGGGTTCTGAGGGTCCTGACCAAGTTCAGTGCAACATCACTTGTGACGTGTTTGTTATGATTTTAAGTTGCTATGATTTAAGAAAAGTTTCATGTCACAACACTTTCCATGTTCAGAGCTTCTTTCCACAGATCTCGTCTCAGCCCGTGAGTCCAACTCCCCACTGAAATCTGTTGATGATGAGAAACATAATGCTTAATGATGAAAGCATGAAATGACTTTATCTCTGGAGGAATCGGGCCTATATCAGACACAACATATAGGAACGAGGCCAGAGATTAGAGGGAGAACGTCTCAGGAACGTTCATCGAAGACACATCTTATGATGAGAAGAATAGAAATCTGAACTCTTCTGACGGACGAAGACATTCGTAGGTGAATGAAGTGCTTTGTTATTATGAAAATTGGATGTTTATTGAGACAAAGTTCAAACTGCTTTCAAGTCAAAGGAGTATTTACAATGTTGGAGGTTTTCTGTAAGTTATCAAGTAGATTATGTTGTTGCttttatgtgtgtattcatttatttctcagtaTGTACATGGAGCTTTAAGTGCTTTAACATGTGTGCTCCCCGGCCTccacagctgcaaaatgcagaatctgactgagcttcaaacCAACGCAACCTCCCACAGGAGCCTGTCTTTGATCATCAAGGTGTGTGTGGTCATCCCGTTCTTCTGCGTCTTCCTGTGCTGCATCGCTGTCATGCTGCACATCTTTGCGTCCCACAGGCAGTTCCTGGACACGTCCCGCTACATCCTGTTCGCCTCCATGCTGGTCAACGACACCCTCCAGCTCatgacctctgtgctgctcttcctcttcgcCATAGGTCAGGTGAAATTTGCTCTGGTATACTGTGTTCCCCTGCTCTTCATATCCACTGCCACTTTCAAGAACACCCCCTTAATCCTGGCCACCATGTCACTGGAGCGTTACATTTCCATCGTCTACCCCCTGCGACGCCCGGCCTCCTGGCGCTCAGACCGTATCTGGATCATTATTCTGTGTCTATGGTTCATCAGCTGCATCTTCCCTGTCATTGACTTCTCCATCGGGAAACGTGATCCTTCTGTGGATGTCCTCTCCACCCCTGTGCATTGCAAAACCTATTTTGTCAACCCCTCTCCTATCCAGAAATTGttcaaagctgctgtcagtttgCTCTTCTTTGCAGTGGTCGCAGTCATCATCCTCTTTACATATGTGAGAATCCTGCTGGAGACCAGGAAGCTGAGACAGGACCGAGTGTCCGTGAACAAAGCCATGCACACGGTGCTGCTGCACggcttccagctgctgctgtgcgtGCTGGCCTTCAGCCATCCCGTCACTGAGACTCTCATAGTGCTCCCCGCCAACTGGCAACCAGAGGACAtctccttttttaattatttctgtttcatCCTGATCCCACGTTTTCTGAGTCCGCTCATATACGGCTTCAGAGACCAGAGTCTCAGGGGCTACATCGGGAAAacgttcctctgctgctcaaagAAAGTCAAACCCTGGTCGTAGAATTAAATAAGATTAAAGACACGAGACAGGTTTATATTCTtacttttcacacaaacaagccTTTAAGAGACGCTTCCTAATGCACTTCCATTGTAGGTAAtggtgacaaaacacaaagtccttGTTCTTCTGGGTAAATGTATATGCCATGTGTATCTGCCATTTAGTGtgaaattcattaaaacaaatacatggGCTAAGTTATGACAAgtcctttcaaaaacaaaacttaaatttCTTTCCTCCAAAAAGGCCTCAGAGGGTATTAAAAAAGTCTTAGACAGTCATTTTGTTTATGAAACATCATTGTATCTTAATGAAACAGTTGATTGTGCTGCAGAAGACTCATCaatacctttttgttttttgtcagtcagcagcatcagatctgcagcaaacactGTCACTACTGCTGCTTTAGGTTGCTCATTGtctcatgatgaaaaatgtaagaaGAAGCTTAAAATAAATCGTATTGCTTGATTCATTGCCCATTTCATGAAATATTTCTGGATCCACTGAATGATTATTATGAGTGGAAATGTGTTATATGAGTCCATGTgatatgaattaaaatattataagtCCTAATGTCCCAACTGGTTTTCCATCATACTTTCAAACATGTTCCGATGTTAtcatgaaacatatttaaaagtattaaattgttttctttgtgtctgttaaaTGTCTTAAACCTAGTTTTATGAAATCTGCAGCAACCCCGTTCTTGCATATACATAAAGGGAGTGAACATTTCAAGTTGTACTGATGtaattcaaagtttatttgtgacacagagagaacagaatgTACAATCTCTGAACAAGAAATAACCAGACACTGATTAAACCTTGTGTGTCCACAAGATCGACACATTTATGGATCCGCCACCAGAGTCAATACAGGTTGTTGACAGTTGTGGGATTGAATTTTAGTTGTTATGACACAATCTGGCAGCTGCTGTGCTTCAGCCTCTCAGTTTCTCATTGAGCATGCACTGCTGATCCTGCAGGATTCATGAGCAAGTCTGTGACAGAGCTTCACACTTTATAACGAATattataaaaatttaaataccataaatgtttgaacaatgcACAAATAAGTGGGCTGAAATTcccatttgaatatttatatatgtgtatgtaagCAGCCTAAATGCAAGTTTCCCTTGATGCTGGTAAAGATGTGTCAGAATTGTGTTATAGATAAAcctcaataataaataaaaatacaaaatgtaaccCACCAAGTCAATCTGTTCTCTGGGGGCctgaaatacacaaattaaaactttgaatatgttttttttttttgcaatgtcCATTAGAAGGGAAACtattaacataataataataataacaataataataataataataataatattgataatagcCTAATTACACCAACAATTAATGAATCTTTCTTCTCAAATTTATGGAGCTTTATTGCTACAGATGGGATGTTGTACAGCGTTGTCGCCTGCAGATGTCGCTGTGACTCCAAACTTAAGACCCATATGCACCTATCGCTGTGATTTATCGTCacctaaaaacaaatgaataaaattaaataaatataattatatatatagactATAATAAAGGTGTCAAGTTAATCTTAGTATATCATGCAAGTTGTTTGCAGGCAACCAGgctcaaatttaataatttaatcagattcatttgcacaaacaacctaaataaaagtttggaatactcctgttgttgttgtagaggAAATAAACCAGTGTGATGAGTGTAATGGTGTAAAACCCATCTCCTCAGGCTGTGGGTGAAAGCTGATCTCACATGTGAGGAGGACCTGGAGGCAGGTTTGATTCTGACAGAggagcctgcaggaggaggaggaggaggaggaagaggagctcagactgtggagctgctgcaggaggaaggacatttAACTCTTTGCTGTGGAGAAGAATCTTCTCACACGTGTTTTGTTCGGCTGCGTTGTCCTGACTGTGTCCGCAGGAGAAATGTACACATCGCTGCTGAACGTCCGGCAGGCGATCAGTGTTGAACGGAAGCTGATCGATGACCTGAGAACTTACATCGACCACGAGTttgagaggctgcaggacaTCAGGCGGTGAGTGATGGTGGCAAAGTGGAGGTGGATGGTTTCTATACAATTCTCTACCTGCATGTTGGATATTCAATAAACAATGATTCCCCCAGAGATTTGTGACTGTGaaatcctgagagagagacagagctgcacctctgttctgtatttagggaaacatctgctttaatttccagatgtgttttactttgaaagtggTGATGGGTTTTGTCCAGTGAACAGTACTGGTGCTGTGACATATAGTGGACAATTAAAAGTTTGTGGACATAATGATGATCAGAGATTTCACAAGAATATGATCAtgagataagatacgataagtTAAGATGAGTTAAGACAAGACACAAGACAAGTCATGAAAGTTAGGATAAGGTAAGTTAAGACAAGACAAGTTGAGATACGATAGGATGATAAGGATACAACTTAAGACAAGACAAGTTAAGTCTAGTCAAGTTGAGACAAGACAAGTTAAGGTACGATATCATACAATGAAATATGATACGATACGATGCAATACTTTACGATGCAATACTTTAcgatacgataagataagatacgataccTAATACACGATACCATACGATATGATACCATACCATATACGATAGGATATGATACCATACCATACGATCAGTACGATACAATACAATGCAATACGGGTTAAGACAGGCCGAGACAAGTTGAGACAAGAAAAGTTAAGATATAATACGCTACGATACGATATCATACAATACGATATGATAAAataggataggataggataggatacgatacaatgaaatacaataCGATATAATACAAGTAAAGAGAAGACAATTTAAGACAAGTCTAGATGAGACAAGAGAAGTTAAGCTACAATTCAATACAATACCAAATGATACGATGCAATAAGGTACGATATACGATGTCCCAATAGCTCAAAAATTTCAATTTCACTGTTGCGGAATTAAAGTTCTGTTTTATGGTTTTTCTTTacaagaaaacaatgacatcaaTTAACTGTGCAGGTAGAATCATggcttttaaagtttttctttcccttggCCAGAAACTTTCATGATGCTGCAAAGAGCCCAACTGATGCAGAACAAGACTCATCAAGTCACTTCCCAATAATTAATGCTGAAGATTGAATTCtccatgggaaaaaaaagaaaatgtgtggagGAGTCACTTTGACCAAGACACTGAAGCTtcagtgttgtggtgtttttgtggTTTGGTTGGAAAATGAGTCATGTCATGCATCAGCTTGACTGATCTGTCaacatccaacattcatttgaatttctTCTTCTGGCGTCAGAACAAAAAGCTGTTTCCTTTCAGCCCAGCGCTGAACTTTCAGAAGTTTAAAAGGTTGCTGTTATTAGATGTAGGGAAGTAAAATCTAATTAAgtgaataaagacaaacaaataaaagcagataaGGTCATAAATAAAGTGATGTGCTTTGGAGTTAGGTGAACTGTTATGTAAAAAGGTATCTCTTGATTATTTCATTATGAGATGATCTGTCTATTTCCTTCGTGTTGTTTGTGTCAAGTACCACAAATCATTGTGTATTTGGTATTTCAACTCTGATGAACAGCAGAGTTTCGTATAACTCCTATCGTGGTTCTGCCTGAaggatattttctcttctgtgaACAGTTTTTAGCTCACGAGCTTCAAACCCAAATCCTAATTGAGTGGTtgtcctcttctttcctttaaCCCTtatgttgttcctgggtcgaattgacccagagtgtgtctgtgtctgtgtgtgtgtgtgtgtgtgtgtgtgtgcgtgcgtgagtgcgtgcgtgtgatcatacgcaagccctggccggtcagggttagggttagggggacccaaggattgtcatgatccaattctcctggggtaattgagaccaatggattgtcattctcgattgtcatgggaggggtcatttagacccccagagagggcactgtggtgctctgtggggtcatttagacccacacctgattccaattgaaatcaaggggggtacattagacccacatataagtctcagtgtgccactctctcacgggccatggcacgatgtcgcgtcaggagcgtttcaccagagaacaggttctccaacagctattctcccagcaaccatcctctgaacccgaagaggacgcgaaagagccagaccgagaagcagacagaaaagcagaccgagaagaagacagagaggacggagacggagacggagacgacgGCGATagcgacgaagacgaagacgacgacggtgactacgaagacgacgacggtgatgaagactacgacccagtgggtgatgcttctgcagattcttcatccttggaagaagaagaagaaggaggacaagaccacggcgacacaaccaccaccaccacc
Protein-coding regions in this window:
- the LOC117773086 gene encoding odorant receptor 131-2-like, which translates into the protein MQNLTELQTNATSHRSLSLIIKVCVVIPFFCVFLCCIAVMLHIFASHRQFLDTSRYILFASMLVNDTLQLMTSVLLFLFAIGQVKFALVYCVPLLFISTATFKNTPLILATMSLERYISIVYPLRRPASWRSDRIWIIILCLWFISCIFPVIDFSIGKRDPSVDVLSTPVHCKTYFVNPSPIQKLFKAAVSLLFFAVVAVIILFTYVRILLETRKLRQDRVSVNKAMHTVLLHGFQLLLCVLAFSHPVTETLIVLPANWQPEDISFFNYFCFILIPRFLSPLIYGFRDQSLRGYIGKTFLCCSKKVKPWS